The following proteins are co-located in the bacterium genome:
- a CDS encoding flippase, which translates to MADSTTEIAAPPRTTKKDAARKQIRGSSLLLSGRLLSVGLNFVSQVLIVRHLSTSDYGAWAYALSVVSFCQGFATLGLDRAISRFIPIYHEREEYDKLFGTIALVFGTILLTSSLLISAFFAMPDLIAKLMAEGKASFTLLYVLIFLIPVEVLDGLFMGLFASFSNARSIFFRKHVLGPLLKLAVVMLLMLFQSDALFLAYGYLSASILGVLIYVALFLRMLRQENLIGRWRASGMAVPLRAVFAFTLPMMTSDLVSVVIHSADALLLGYFHDATQVAYYRVVLPAAKLNTIVMNSFALLFTPTAARLFAKGDHAGINELYWKTAIWLAVLSFPVFALTFSVAEPLTLFLYGERYQQSGIILALLSLGYYFSAALGFNGLTLKVIGQLGYIVRINLAAALINVIVNLLLIPRYGALGAAIGTAGTMIVHNIFKQTGLRLAAGVSLFEKSYFSFYLLLALSACGLFVLQFAVETNFYVAVTLAAMISLFVIMVSKKRLHVAENFPELLKLPLIGKLLQ; encoded by the coding sequence ATGGCAGATTCCACAACCGAAATCGCGGCCCCGCCCCGCACAACCAAGAAGGACGCGGCGCGCAAGCAGATTCGCGGCTCCAGCCTGCTGTTGAGCGGCCGGCTGCTCTCCGTCGGCCTCAACTTCGTATCGCAGGTGCTGATCGTTCGCCATCTTTCCACCAGCGATTACGGCGCCTGGGCCTACGCGCTCTCGGTGGTGTCCTTCTGCCAGGGCTTTGCCACGCTCGGCCTGGATCGCGCGATTTCGCGCTTCATTCCGATCTATCATGAGAGAGAGGAATACGACAAGCTCTTCGGCACCATCGCGCTGGTGTTCGGCACGATTCTGCTCACCAGTTCGTTGCTCATCAGCGCCTTTTTTGCGATGCCGGATTTGATCGCCAAGCTGATGGCCGAGGGCAAGGCTTCGTTCACGTTGCTCTATGTGCTGATCTTTTTGATTCCGGTCGAAGTGCTGGATGGCCTGTTCATGGGCCTGTTCGCCAGCTTTTCCAACGCGCGTTCGATCTTTTTTCGCAAGCACGTGCTCGGGCCGCTGCTGAAGCTGGCGGTGGTGATGTTGTTGATGCTGTTTCAAAGCGACGCCCTGTTTCTCGCCTACGGCTATCTGTCCGCGAGCATACTCGGGGTGTTGATCTACGTTGCGCTCTTTCTGCGCATGTTGCGCCAGGAGAACCTCATTGGCCGCTGGCGTGCAAGCGGCATGGCCGTGCCGCTGCGCGCCGTGTTTGCCTTCACCCTGCCCATGATGACTTCGGATCTGGTTTCCGTGGTGATCCATTCGGCTGACGCCCTGCTGCTCGGCTATTTTCACGACGCCACGCAAGTCGCCTACTATCGCGTAGTGCTGCCCGCGGCCAAGCTCAACACCATCGTGATGAACAGCTTCGCGCTGCTGTTCACGCCCACCGCGGCGCGGCTGTTCGCCAAGGGAGATCATGCCGGCATCAATGAACTCTACTGGAAAACCGCGATCTGGCTGGCGGTGCTGTCGTTCCCGGTGTTCGCGCTGACGTTTTCCGTTGCCGAGCCGCTCACGCTCTTTCTCTACGGTGAGCGCTATCAGCAATCCGGCATCATTTTGGCGCTGCTGTCGCTGGGCTATTACTTCAGCGCCGCGCTCGGCTTCAACGGCCTGACGCTCAAGGTGATCGGCCAGCTGGGTTACATCGTGCGCATCAATCTCGCCGCCGCACTGATCAATGTCATCGTCAACCTGCTGCTCATTCCGCGCTATGGCGCGCTGGGCGCGGCGATCGGCACCGCCGGCACCATGATCGTGCACAACATCTTCAAGCAAACCGGGCTGCGCCTGGCCGCGGGCGTGAGCTTGTTCGAGAAGAGTTACTTCTCCTTCTACTTGCTGCTCGCGCTCAGCGCCTGCGGACTGTTCGTGCTGCAATTCGCGGTTGAAACCAATTTTTACGTTGCCGTGACGCTCGCCGCCATGATTTCCCTGTTCGTGATCATGGTGAGCAAGAAGCGGTTGCACGTCGCCGAGAATTTCCCCGAGCTTCTCAAGCTCCCGCTGATTGGAAAGCTTTTGCAGTGA